In the genome of Vicia villosa cultivar HV-30 ecotype Madison, WI linkage group LG7, Vvil1.0, whole genome shotgun sequence, one region contains:
- the LOC131619292 gene encoding uncharacterized protein LOC131619292 codes for MDQWKNIAFSKEEEEGVVVAEEEVCEEETFQTTLAGRLWMDSSYNVRAFKSTMVNAWRLKNHVEIQDLSKNLFLFKFASKRDLESVLKNVPWSFYRALLVLNRVLGEEQPSYLNMHFSPFWVRIYELPLMLRSEAMARKIGSIIGTFEEMDTREACRNRRFLRIKVTVDLKSPLKRGTMVKFKEKNLRVHFKYERLPTFCFVCGRIGHQLKDCESLEELVEEGFEEMEEQDLSYGQWLRASPLPKMSEQVRKKESISGTCSKNLFNASSSQSRFDPQEKGLLEENEVQQNHEGGDPVSEKSKANVDGLDIETVAESLGAVDLSVAEPVETMKRHVVAQQNKWVRKKGERKAGVSQRHAKGGENSKRQLIDVMITEGSIDDCGSGEKKRKAINGEGIGNIFSPEVVLDIQHRLPQ; via the coding sequence ATGGATCAATGGAAAAACATAGCTTTTTCCAAGGAGGAAGAGGAAGGTGTGGTGGTGGCGGAGGAAGAAGTGTGCGAGGAAGAAACTTTTCAGACGACTCTGGCGGGGAGACTCTGGATGGATAGCAGTTACAACGTGAGAGCTTTTAAGAGCACCATGGTTAATGCTTGGAGGCTGAAGAACCATGTGGAAATCCAAGATCTCAGCAAAAACCTATTCTTATTCAAGTTCGCTTCGAAAAGGGATTTGGAGTCAGTTCTAAAGAATGTGCCTTGGAGTTTTTATAGAGCTTTGTTAGTCTTGAACAGGGTCTTAGGTGAAGAACAGCCGTCATATCTGAATATGCATTTTAGCCCTTTCTGGGTTAGAATCTATGAACTCCCGTTGATGCTCCGATCTGAGGCCATGGCAAGAAAGATTGGGTCTATCATCGGTACTTTCGAAGAGATggatacaagagaagcatgtagGAATAGGCGCTTTCTGAGAATCAAGGTTACGGTGGACCTTAAATCCCCCCTGAAAAGAGGAACAATGGTAAAATTCAAGGAGAAGAACCTGCGGGTGCATTTCAAATATGAGAGGTTACCGACTTTTTGCTTCGTCTGTGGGAGGATCGGGCACCAACTGAAAGACTGTGAGTCCCTGGAAGAGCTAGTTGAAGAAGGTTTTGAGGAGATGGAAGAACAAGATTTATCCTATGGGCAATGGTTAAGAGCTTCACCATTACCCAAGATGAGTGAGCAAGTCAGGAAGAAGGAGTCCATTTCTGGTACATGTAGTAAGAACTTGTTCAATGCCTCTTCCAGTCAGAGTAGATTTGATCCGCAGGAGAAAGGCTTGCTTGAGGAAAATGAAGTGCAACAAAATCATGAGGGTGGAGATCCTGTTTCAGAAAAATCTAAGGCAAATGTAGATGGGTTAGACATTGAGACAGTAGCTGAATCCTTGGGCGCTGTGGATCTGTCTGTAGCAGAACCGGTGGAAACCATGAAAAGGCATGTGGTAGCTCAACAAAATAAATGGGTGAGGAAGAAAGGAGAAAGAAAGGCCGGTGTTTCTCAAAGACATGCGAAAGGAGGGGAAAACTCAAAAAGGCAACTCATTGATGTTATGATAACTGAAGGCTCTATTGATGATTGTGGCAGTGGAGAAAAAAAGAGGAAAGCTATCAATGGAGAAGGAATTGGAAACattttttcaccagaggtggtgTTGGATATCCAACACCGCCTACCCCAATGA